In one window of Microbacterium dextranolyticum DNA:
- a CDS encoding uracil-DNA glycosylase family protein, which yields MSTPDELADEVADVRSLNALAEAWRTAPDGSRRFVPNFDPRSGGTSSRVLVLMQSPGPQTIAAAHTAICSEDNPGPTAAAFRAARIESGLARNDYLRWNLIPWEILGRVRPVDIDEGRHALETLLKVLPVLDAIVTYGTAALDGVMRHLTLDEHPRLVPVIAAPHPSPANGRHRAEQQRRSVRALRLAALTHRL from the coding sequence ATGAGCACCCCCGACGAACTCGCGGACGAGGTCGCGGACGTTCGATCCCTGAACGCCCTCGCCGAGGCATGGCGCACCGCACCCGACGGTTCACGGCGGTTCGTCCCGAACTTCGACCCGAGATCCGGCGGCACATCCAGCCGCGTCCTGGTCCTCATGCAGTCGCCCGGCCCCCAGACGATCGCCGCAGCGCACACGGCGATCTGCAGCGAGGACAACCCGGGCCCGACCGCGGCCGCGTTCCGCGCAGCCCGCATCGAGTCCGGACTCGCACGCAACGACTACCTCCGCTGGAACCTCATCCCGTGGGAGATTCTCGGCCGCGTCCGACCTGTGGACATCGACGAGGGGCGACACGCCCTCGAAACTCTGCTCAAGGTGCTCCCCGTGCTCGATGCCATCGTCACGTACGGTACCGCCGCCCTCGACGGAGTCATGCGGCACCTCACCCTGGACGAGCACCCCCGACTCGTACCCGTCATCGCGGCACCACACCCCTCTCCGGCCAACGGCCGCCATCGCGCGGAACAACAACGACGTTCCGTCCGAGCGCTCCGGCTCGCGGCGCTGACTCACCGGCTGTAG
- a CDS encoding LysR family transcriptional regulator — MALRRLTDRILDLDTLEVLVRVAETGSLTRAAEVLGVTQQAVSARLRAAEQATGQPLAHRTASGTALTDAGRVVLGLAVPVLEASRRLEAGVAALREPAGSLVIAASQTIAELLLPGWLLTHRAATPDASVRLIAGNSADVTDLVRSGAADVGFTETPAAPIGLSSLVVDEDELVVVVAPHHPWASASAITSDDLAETPLLLREEGSGTRSTVEAWLDDAGLTLVPPAAVLETTGIIRANARAGIAPAVMSLRTVDTDLEDGALVRALLLGPPLIRPLRAIWSGRPGPAVTAFLDTARSSSTGGQISP, encoded by the coding sequence GTGGCACTGCGGCGGTTGACGGACCGGATCCTGGACCTCGACACCCTCGAGGTCCTCGTCCGCGTCGCGGAGACCGGGTCGTTGACCCGCGCGGCCGAGGTGTTGGGGGTGACACAGCAGGCGGTGTCTGCGCGCTTGCGTGCCGCGGAGCAGGCGACCGGTCAGCCGCTGGCGCACCGGACGGCATCCGGGACCGCGCTGACCGACGCCGGCCGGGTGGTGCTCGGTCTCGCCGTCCCGGTGTTGGAGGCCTCCCGGCGGCTTGAAGCAGGCGTCGCCGCGCTGCGGGAACCGGCGGGATCCCTCGTGATCGCAGCGTCGCAGACGATCGCCGAACTCCTGCTGCCCGGATGGCTGCTCACCCACCGTGCTGCCACGCCGGATGCGTCGGTGCGTTTGATCGCGGGGAACTCCGCCGACGTGACCGACCTCGTCCGTTCCGGCGCTGCCGACGTCGGGTTCACGGAGACTCCTGCTGCGCCGATTGGCCTCTCATCGTTGGTGGTCGATGAGGACGAACTCGTGGTCGTCGTCGCCCCGCACCATCCTTGGGCAAGCGCTTCGGCCATCACCTCGGATGACCTCGCGGAGACGCCCCTGCTGCTCCGTGAGGAAGGGTCCGGCACCCGCTCCACGGTCGAAGCGTGGCTCGACGACGCGGGTCTGACCCTGGTCCCGCCGGCTGCAGTGCTGGAAACGACTGGCATCATCCGCGCCAACGCTCGAGCGGGCATCGCGCCCGCGGTGATGAGTCTCCGCACCGTCGACACTGACCTCGAAGACGGTGCCCTCGTCCGGGCGCTACTGCTCGGCCCGCCACTGATCCGGCCGCTGCGAGCGATCTGGTCAGGCCGCCCGGGGCCCGCTGTGACGGCGTTCCTGGACACTGCTCGCAGCTCGAGTACCGGTGGTCAGATCAGTCCGTAG
- a CDS encoding TDT family transporter, with translation MSAHLAHAPAASEHGVRDRRLFRELERPGLIVSNLTPNWFASIMGTGIVAVAAASLPLQFPGLRTAATVVWAIAAVLLVALTIATVLHWVRYRSTAAKHHLNPVISHFYGAPPMAFLTVGAGTILLGKDWIGLPAAVTIDWVLWTIGTIGGLLTAVLVPYLAFTRHENKPDSAFGGWLMPIVPPMVSASTGALLLPYAPAGQARETLLWSCYGFFGLSLITSLVVIALIWNRLAQHKVGAAGMVPTLWIVLGPVGQSITAVNLLASNAPAVVDASTAHALLVVALVYGFAMLGFALLWTVIALAITIRTAREHLPFSLTWWSFTFPVGTCVTGLNGLALHSGLTVVAVLAVVYYVGLVAAWITVAVRTFHGSVIRGTLLAPPQPA, from the coding sequence ATGTCCGCTCACCTCGCCCACGCACCCGCAGCCTCTGAGCACGGTGTGCGCGACCGGCGGCTGTTCCGGGAGCTGGAGCGGCCCGGCCTGATCGTGTCGAACCTGACCCCGAACTGGTTCGCGTCGATCATGGGGACCGGGATCGTCGCCGTCGCGGCCGCGTCGTTACCGCTGCAGTTCCCCGGTCTGCGCACGGCGGCGACGGTCGTCTGGGCGATCGCGGCGGTCCTGCTCGTCGCCCTCACCATCGCGACGGTCCTGCACTGGGTCCGCTACCGGAGCACCGCAGCGAAGCACCACCTCAACCCGGTGATTTCCCACTTCTACGGCGCACCGCCCATGGCGTTCCTCACCGTCGGCGCCGGCACGATCCTCCTCGGCAAGGACTGGATCGGCCTCCCCGCCGCCGTCACCATCGACTGGGTCCTCTGGACCATCGGCACCATCGGCGGCCTGCTCACCGCGGTCCTGGTGCCGTACCTCGCGTTCACCCGCCACGAGAACAAGCCCGACTCCGCGTTCGGCGGCTGGCTGATGCCGATCGTCCCGCCGATGGTGTCCGCCTCCACCGGTGCGCTCCTGCTGCCCTATGCCCCCGCCGGACAGGCGCGGGAGACGCTGCTGTGGTCCTGCTACGGCTTCTTCGGCCTCAGCCTCATCACGTCGCTGGTCGTCATCGCCCTGATCTGGAACCGGCTCGCGCAACACAAGGTCGGTGCCGCCGGTATGGTGCCGACCCTGTGGATCGTCCTCGGACCGGTCGGACAGTCCATCACCGCGGTAAACCTCCTCGCATCGAACGCCCCCGCCGTCGTCGACGCGTCGACCGCCCACGCACTGCTGGTCGTGGCGCTGGTGTACGGGTTCGCGATGCTCGGCTTCGCGCTGCTGTGGACCGTCATCGCCCTCGCCATCACCATCCGCACCGCCCGCGAACACCTGCCGTTCAGCCTGACCTGGTGGTCATTCACGTTCCCCGTCGGCACCTGCGTCACCGGCCTGAACGGCCTGGCCCTGCACTCCGGACTCACCGTCGTCGCCGTCCTCGCAGTCGTCTACTACGTGGGCCTCGTCGCCGCGTGGATCACCGTTGCCGTCCGCACCTTCCACGGCTCCGTCATCCGCGGCACACTCCTCGCACCACCACAGCCGGCATGA